In Camelus dromedarius isolate mCamDro1 chromosome 7, mCamDro1.pat, whole genome shotgun sequence, the sequence GCTTCCAGGtatattttcttcctcattctgaTTCCTATTCAGTCCACTGGAAAATgaattgctttcttttctcaaatAGATTCGTGAATTCGGGGGGCAAGAACtaaatctttcatttttgtcttctgaACACCCAGGACGGTGCTTGGGAACACTGGACATGCTCAAAACACGTGAATTAAACTCTAGGTCAGCACTAGACAAGAGAACTTTTTGCAACTatggaaatgttttaatatttgtgCTGTCTAATATGGGAACCATTAGCCACATATGGCCACCAAGCACTGAAATGTGGCTAGCACaagtgaagaactgaatttttaatttataattaaatagcCACATGGGGCTAGCGGGTATCACAGTGGACAGTTTTGCTCTAGAAATTCTGGGTTATACTGTCTTCTAGGCTGCctcaggttattttttaaatattttctcctggtgGTCACAAGAGACAAGAAGAAATATTCTGACTAAGGCTAGGTATTTGTCCCCATAACTTGCACTATCAGAGAACATAAAACACTCATGCAAATTCTGAAAATCTGGACTTCTCACATAATCTCAAGTGATGGGTTTACTCTTTAAGTGCTGCTCTGCAGCCTGATGCATGGACACTATTCCATTAAGTTAATGGTTCCAAAGAATAAGAAACCTACCGTTTTCACAATGTAGTAGGCCATGGCATGTAAGTGTCGAGTGGAAGTTCCACTACCAATCACAAAGTAATCCGTATATTTCATTTCCGGAGGAACCCTGATCACACAAATGTCTCTTGCATTTTCTTGCCTCAGAAGTGAAACCAGCATGTCAATGTCAAACTTGGGACCAGTATGATCTGAAAGGCACAAAGATTTGCTTGTGTCAGGTGGCCAAGTAAAGATAGACACTATATGAACCCAAAAATGCAGGCAGCTGACAGTGAAAATTTTCCTCCATAAAGGTGTTTAGGtctgaaatgttttgaaaaacagCAGGGCTCGGGTCTCCTGGAAGCTGAGCCTGGACAATGGTTTCATATAGTGTACTGCTCAACTTTTATGGGAGGAACGCTCAGGTCACAGAGAAATCACCACACATCCCTTCCTACTACCACATGCAGGTAGAATCAATCATACGTGAGCAACAATGGCTTTCTCTTCCAGTACTTGATGAAGTGAATACAGCTCAAGCACAGATGTgctattcaaagagaaaaaaacagcagCATAATTTAGAGAGGTGGTAATATCTTGGGGCATATTCAACTGAATCCCAGCCAGAAAGGATCACAGAACCGGGACTGTGAGCTGGAAGGGCTCTCAGTATCTGGTCCACAACACTCACTTAAGAGAGAAACTCAGACCTAGCCGAGTAAGTGTGTGGCCCCAATCAACCAATTAGAGAGCTAAAATTTTAACAACAATCCTTATTTCGAACTTTCAAGTTTTTCTTACAAAGCCATTTGAGTTATGTAACAACTGTTATCTGTgacacactttcttttttctgtagaGATTTGAATATTCTGTTCTTCACGTTGGAGTATTAGAGCCTATGGATTTATGGCTCTCTTATGTTCTAAAGGTGACTCCCAAGTGGGCTGAGCCCACTAAGACCTCTCCCTCTCATACTCCATCCTTTCACAGATGTTATCTGTTTACCATCTGCCAAGTTTCCAAAAACTTACAGTAATCAGAGACCCTTAAACTGGCCCCATATCCTATCAGCACTTCTTACGCACCCCATAGCCCCGACTCCCGGCTCTTCCTCAGAATCCTCACGCCCCAACACTCTCGGCAAGTCCACTTCTCGGGACCCTAGGCAGAGTGTGAAGGGGGATGAGGACGATGAGACTGTGATGCCACGAGTCCGGTGTGGCTTGTTCGGACGGACGCCGGAGTTTGGGAGACCTCAGTTCCTCTCTTGACCTCAGAGTTTCTTCACTAGAAAATGCAAAGCTGGCGCCGATAACCTTTGCAGCCCTTTCCAGCTCTGGCTCTGTAGGAGTTTTGTGACCCCaaggaaaatgcagaaagaggGGAACTCAGAGCCTCCTCAGTTGGGAGCCGGCTCCCTCCTCTTTGCCGTACCTGCTGTGCCTGACTCCCGGCGCTCCTCGCTGGCTGTCCCCTCCGCCCGCTCCTCTAAGCCAGGCCCGCCGTGCAGGCCGCGCGCGCGGTCGGGGGTCAGACTGGCCCGGCCGAGCGCTGGTCCCCTCGGAAGCCGCCCCACCGCCAGCAGCCGAGGCCGGGGGCCCAGGTCGGCCGCCGCCCACGCTCCCGGGAAAGCGGCCCTACGCCAGAGAAACGCCGAGAGCCGCCACGCCACGCAGCCGCCCGGCCCCATTGCCGTCGCCGTGCGTCGACTCCCGGGGCGGGGCTTAGTGAAGCTCGAGAGGGTCTGCCGCTTTCGATTGGTCAGGTCTCTGCGCTGCCATATGACGTCAGAAGCGTGGGCGTAGCCAGGGCCCAAGCGGGAGCCATGGGCGGAGTCTGAAGCCCACGCGGGTGGGCGATGGTGACCCCACGGTGACCCGGAAGAATTTAGGTTTTGTAGGCGTTAGGTAACTAGCATTTGACTGGTCGTCTTGCTTTGGTCTGCGTCATAGTGACGCGTTGTGTTATCTTtgcattattagtattttttttttcaatctgtctcCATTCACTGGAATGTAATtgcagaaatttttgtttttttaactgctgTCTCTTCCGAGTCTAAAGCTGAATGTACAGAGGTTGCCGCTGTTGGTTAGACTGGAATTAGCTCGTCGCCCATTACCAAAAAAGTTATCAAGATTCCCttgcaaatttaaatttaactgaggAAAATCAGTTATCCTGAGTTAGGGTTCGGTGGGAGTCAAAGGTGTAAAGGACTATTTGGAAAACGTCGTTAGGTCAGATACCCTCCCCGAATGCAGTTATTTTAAGCCAGTGGACTGTACTGTGGAGCCCACTTCTGCCAGAATAAGGAATTCTGTGCAGCGACAGAATTAAACTGTAGGATTTGAGAACTGAAAGAGACCCAGGGAGGAAGTCATTTGCCCATGGCCAAGCTGGAACCAAAAGGTGTTTCTGAAGTACAGCCTGGTGACTTCTGAAAGGAAGAGGTTAGTAGAAGGGGGCAGATAGCTCATATGCCAGAAACAATGCCaggcacataataggtactcCAAACGCTTGATacattgtttaatttcttttaaagaactaCAAgcattaatttgggggaaattaaaaactactgaaaCTAATGCAAGCACCTGTGTGTACCACACCAAATATTTACAATTGCTTcaagttatttttgaaaagaagaagaagaatgtgTTACAGATGAAGTGAAGTCTCATCCTCTTCACTTCCATTTCCCCATAGGCACGGAGCTGGTGCTTCGCCCAGCTTTTGCCATCAGTTCTGTGTTTCCACATCCCATACCTGCTTTACCACCTGTATTTGTCATCTCAATTAGTGGGTCATCATCCCCCCAGATTTCCTAAACTCTGGACCGCATTCATTGCAGGATCTCCCTGCAACAACTATTCTGTTGTCAAATCCTGCTTACACTACCTCCAAAATATTGTTTGAATCCAACTTCTTGTCTTCATTCCCATTGTTCCTTCCTTAGTCCCTCAATAGCTGTTGGCTAATTACTGAGACAGCCTCCTACCTGGCTCTCCTGTCTCTAATCCTTCTCTACTCTTTCCATCCTCCATGCTGCCAACTAAAACTATTTTAGCCTCATCTGCTTTTTGCTGTTTTGCAAACACACCGTAACCTTTCCATGCTGAGCTTTGCACATACTATTCCATTTTTAAACAGTGCTCTTCTTCCACCTTTGCACATGACAAACTCAGACTCACTCTGTAAGACCTACCTTAAGCAGTAAGATATCTCCCCCAACTCTCTCAGATGGTCCTTCAGAAACTCTTCATCCCTTTGTTCACAAATGTCTTCAACATTTACCATGTTTGATTGGATGATAACCCATTGGAAAAGACTTAGATTTATTTCCAGCTTGTCGGTTTAGTAGCAGTGTACCATTGAAGTTACTTAATctccctgagccttagtttcctcatccacaaaatgggaatgataatgtTTTCttcacagaattttctttaaaaatggaataaaataagaaatataaattacataccACAGTACTTGGCATGTAGTAATCACATGGAAATTGGTATATTGTCTGTTTATAAATTGGCCTCAAGGGGAGGAAATACCTTGAACCCAGCCATTCTGATAAAGCctagcctaaaaaaaaaaaaaaaaaagactacctgGGAACATACATATGGTCAAAGCTAGACTTAACTTACTGCAGCAAGAGAGACTGCACACAATGGAGAGATTGCACACACTCCCTCAGTAAGAGGGAGTCGGAGGGGCTTTGGATAAGGCTTATGGTTATGCTGAGTCTAAGGAGAGCCCAGACAAAGTGGGGACAGCTGTGGATTGGATGCTGACCCGAAGCAGGGGCAGTTTAGTGATTGTGTGTCTCATTACACTTTATTCAGGAGATTAATCTCTGATTAATTCAGCTCTGTGGACAAAACGTGACACAGGCCAAGGTATATGTGGAAGTGAAAAACCCATAGAGTTCTCTGAGGGTTGATACCCTCACCATGGCATTCACCTCTCCTGGAATGTCACCCCATAGCCCCTTCAAGTTGTATCACTTTAGGGATTGTCATTCATTCCCCCAAGTCCAACTTGAAAGGGGCCCCCTGAAGCTGAACAGTGTGAGGCTCTAAGACCACCTTCTTCGGCCTCAAGACCCAGGTCTATTTAAATATTACCTCCTCTCAGAGCCTTCTCTAGCTCCTACAGAATCACTGATGTGCCCCCAAGGCATCTTGGACTCTTTCAAATACAAATACATGATATTGATGACATTTACTCTAATTGCCATCTCCTCCCTGTCTGGGAGCTCCTGAGGGGGCAGGGGTTATTCACCTTTCCCCTCCTTGCCctggcccagcacctggcacTGGAATGTTTGTTGCCTTAAACTTTGGTAAGGACTCTTGGGAGATAGCAGCTCACAGTTTACTCAGAATGACCCTGATGTGCACACTGTCTGCAGACTGCACCTACACACATCAGAATGAGGAGAAAGTACCTCCTCACTGTGGAGATGAGTACAGGGAGAGCCAGTAGGCCTTCCAGGTCCTTACCAATTCCTGTAGGCTGTGGGAGAGAGAATGGCCTGGCTGCTGGCCAGCGCCCAAGAACCTGCGGGAACACCATGGGTGCCCCAAGGCCCAGCACCAGAGTGAGCCATGGTTCTGAAATCTGAGGACACAGAGCTGCCCAAGGAAACTGGTGGGAATCTGAATCTGCCATTTGGCCTAAAATATAGGCTCACTGGAGAAATGGTAGAGAAGTTTCTTCCCACATAGGAACCTCCTAGGTGAGGCTCCCAGATGGCGGTGCTCCCAGATGCCCTCAGACCACAGTTTCCATGCTTCCTGGGAAGCCAACAATTCATCGTATCAGAGGCCTCGATGCTCACTCCGGGTTGGACTCCGTGTCCTTACAGTGCGAATGGCATGATTCACAAACCAACAGGAAACATCTGAGCAGACAGGCAATACAGATTCCTGGATCCACGGGGAGCCTGGGGAGAAAAGCATGCCTTACCCCTGGGTTTATAAAATAATGAGTCCCTGTTGCTGGACTTTGACTTAAAAGGCTTTTCCCTCTTCCAATTAGGAGATTTACAAAGAGGAGGACAAAATCATTGTTAAATAGAAACACGCAAACTGAGAGCATCTAGAATTAATTAGATTTATAAAAGAGGTAATTTTAATCCTAGCTCTTCCCCTCTGCAGGGTCTCCTGAGGACAGAAACAGTAcaaagagaatggaaatctgagaaaaaggatgaaatttaaATGAGGCAGGAGTACTCACCAACAGCTACAGCTGCTCAGTTGGGGATTGAGCTGCCCTGTGAAGTCAGGAAGGAAGGCTGAGCTGGAGAGAAGTGGTCCCAACCTATTTCATTATTAtgaacttctgtttttaaaactgtggTTCTTTAAACATCAGTTGTTGAACACATACatgaaaaaattatattgaaTTGCAATAGCATCTACATTCAAGTGCGGTGGGAGACATGTGTTCATTCTGTCCAAGGCAATGGTGATGCACGTGAGTGCGAGGATCCCCTGCAACCAGAAGAGCCGCAGATTAGGAAACACAGATGCACAGTTGATTTTCATGCATGGAATAAGCAAAGGCTGGGCTTGATCAACTTCCCAGTCCCCAAACTGTGTGAATTCAGTCACTCACTTATTAAACAATGATGTATGTACGAGTTGTGGTGTTAAGTGCCGCAGAGTCAAGTGTGGGCACACACACCAGGAAAGCTTGCTCAGCCCTTCTCTTGTTTAGCCCCCGGGCCCTTTTCAGGCCCAGCCTGTTCGGTTCTTCCTGTCTGTTCTTTCTGAAGCAGGTCCCTGGTGGCATCTCCCAAAGGAGCACCTGCCCTCTCCACAGGCCCTGGGGCTAGCTCCAGAGGACATCTCTGTGACCGCAGCTTCCCACCTT encodes:
- the MALSU1 gene encoding mitochondrial assembly of ribosomal large subunit protein 1 isoform X2, whose translation is MGPGGCVAWRLSAFLWRRAAFPGAWAAADLGPRPRLLAVGRLPRGPALGRASLTPDRARGLHGGPGLEERAEGTASEERRESGTADHTGPKFDIDMLVSLLRQENARDICVIRVPPEMKYTDYFVIGSGTSTRHLHAMAYYIVKTYKYLKCKSEPHVKIEGKDTDDWLCVDFGIWKMKLYLGHITDEE
- the MALSU1 gene encoding mitochondrial assembly of ribosomal large subunit protein 1 isoform X1 yields the protein MGPGGCVAWRLSAFLWRRAAFPGAWAAADLGPRPRLLAVGRLPRGPALGRASLTPDRARGLHGGPGLEERAEGTASEERRESGTADHTGPKFDIDMLVSLLRQENARDICVIRVPPEMKYTDYFVIGSGTSTRHLHAMAYYIVKTYKYLKCKSEPHVKIEGKDTDDWLCVDFGSMVVHLMLPETRETYELEKLWTLRSYDDQLAQIAPETLPEDFILGIEDDTSSLTPVEFKCE